A single genomic interval of Zobellia nedashkovskayae harbors:
- a CDS encoding OmpA family protein has product MMTKFPLGNVMFLLFGMLFLHPLKSQNLVENPSFETYVNCPKRLGNFSTDVKGWSTPTEGSTDYFNGCSTEMGTPKNFNGSQPANFGQGYAGLYLFAPDDYREYFQTKLLQPLKEGVKYRVSFYVSLAERSDFAIKEFGVLFSKDKLSVDTKKELSKKLIYQQKKNTYNYLEIGYSNFYSDTQDWILVHTEFVAKGSEKYLMIGNFKSNARTRLFKTKRNAKQGAYYYVDMVEVSEAKNNKAKQEVVLANVESRTFELDKIHVFEDVLFAFDKATLLETAKKELGSIYFYLLKNKTLYISINGFTDSIGSNTYNRSLSKKRAKAVAEYLVHLGLDKNRVVWQGHGGDKPIANNATSEGRKQNRRVEFIISKPKP; this is encoded by the coding sequence ATGATGACCAAATTTCCACTCGGGAACGTTATGTTTCTTTTATTCGGGATGTTATTTCTGCATCCGCTAAAGTCACAGAATTTAGTTGAAAATCCCAGTTTTGAAACTTATGTAAATTGTCCTAAACGCCTGGGTAATTTTAGTACTGATGTTAAAGGTTGGTCAACTCCTACTGAGGGTTCTACAGATTACTTTAATGGATGCAGTACGGAAATGGGTACACCAAAGAATTTTAATGGATCGCAACCTGCAAATTTCGGTCAGGGTTATGCTGGACTTTATCTTTTTGCACCAGATGATTATAGAGAATATTTTCAAACTAAATTACTTCAACCTTTAAAAGAAGGGGTAAAGTATAGGGTGTCTTTTTATGTGAGTTTAGCTGAACGTTCGGATTTTGCCATAAAAGAATTTGGAGTCTTGTTTTCTAAGGATAAATTGAGTGTAGATACAAAAAAGGAGCTGTCAAAAAAACTCATCTATCAGCAGAAAAAAAACACTTATAATTATTTAGAAATTGGGTATTCCAATTTCTATTCGGATACTCAAGATTGGATATTGGTACACACGGAATTCGTTGCCAAAGGCTCGGAAAAATATCTAATGATCGGTAACTTTAAAAGTAATGCAAGAACTCGCCTTTTTAAGACCAAACGTAATGCCAAGCAAGGTGCGTACTATTATGTGGATATGGTTGAGGTTTCAGAAGCAAAGAACAATAAAGCTAAACAGGAAGTTGTTCTTGCCAATGTGGAGTCACGCACATTTGAACTAGATAAAATTCATGTATTTGAAGACGTGCTTTTTGCTTTTGATAAAGCTACATTGCTTGAAACTGCTAAGAAAGAACTTGGTAGCATCTATTTCTATTTATTAAAGAATAAGACATTATATATTTCAATAAACGGTTTTACGGATTCTATTGGAAGCAATACATATAATCGTTCTTTATCTAAGAAACGAGCAAAGGCTGTTGCCGAATACCTTGTGCATTTAGGATTAGATAAAAATCGAGTAGTATGGCAAGGTCACGGAGGAGACAAGCCAATAGCTAATAATGCTACTTCTGAAGGCAGAAAGCAAAACAGAAGAGTAGAGTTCATTATCAGCAAACCAAAACCCTAA
- a CDS encoding NYN domain-containing protein: MDLNLAVLIDGDNIPSAYVKEMMEEIAKYGNPTIKRIYGDWTNPRLGKWKNVLLENAITPIQQYGYTQGKNATDSAMIIDAMDVLYAGKVNGFCIVSSDSDFTRLATRLREAGMQVFGIGEKKTPNPFIVACDKFIYIEILKKEDEEEDSSVSAKTPKAAKSNVDRITAKDIRLIASTIDDVADDDGWAFLGDVGSLLQKKQPNFDSRNYGFQKLTPLINSIKSIEVDRREDSKGRKKLVYVKMADKPKSRSTK; the protein is encoded by the coding sequence ATGGATTTAAATCTTGCGGTACTTATAGACGGTGACAACATTCCTTCGGCTTACGTAAAAGAAATGATGGAGGAAATTGCTAAATACGGCAATCCTACCATAAAGCGTATTTATGGCGACTGGACCAATCCACGTCTTGGGAAATGGAAAAATGTTCTTTTAGAGAATGCTATAACCCCAATACAGCAATACGGTTATACCCAAGGTAAGAACGCAACAGATTCTGCTATGATCATAGACGCCATGGATGTTCTCTATGCCGGAAAGGTCAACGGGTTTTGTATTGTGAGCAGTGATAGTGATTTTACTCGTCTGGCCACGCGTTTGCGAGAAGCCGGTATGCAGGTATTTGGGATTGGAGAAAAGAAAACGCCCAACCCTTTTATAGTAGCCTGTGATAAATTTATTTATATAGAAATCCTCAAGAAAGAAGACGAGGAAGAAGACAGTTCCGTTAGTGCTAAGACACCAAAGGCAGCTAAGAGTAATGTAGATAGAATTACAGCTAAAGATATTAGGTTAATCGCTTCTACAATAGATGATGTAGCCGATGATGACGGCTGGGCTTTTTTGGGTGATGTAGGAAGTCTTTTGCAAAAAAAACAACCTAATTTTGACTCTCGTAACTACGGTTTTCAAAAACTTACTCCACTTATAAATTCCATTAAATCAATAGAAGTAGATCGTCGCGAAGATTCAAAAGGACGTAAAAAATTGGTTTACGTTAAAATGGCAGACAAGCCTAAATCGCGCTCAACAAAATAA
- a CDS encoding NIPSNAP family protein, with product MKNSIQSSFITFILILAVALSANAQNQEKQFYQLKTYFLKDGNQEKVVDTYLKNAYLPALKRAGIENVGVFKLIPTEEITDLKIYILLPFSSIEQFLTLDDMLAQDKSYLSAGDSYIHAKHDNAPYERINSTLMKAFPEMPMMEASKIEGPRKERVYELRSYESATEAIYQNKVDMFNAGGEVTLFDSLGFNAVFYAEVLSGDRMPNLMYMTTFANKESRDAHWKAFGTAEKWLELKANPNYQNNVSKADIILLYPTEYSDY from the coding sequence ATGAAAAATTCCATCCAAAGTTCTTTTATAACTTTCATTTTAATTTTAGCTGTAGCCCTTTCTGCAAACGCACAAAATCAAGAGAAACAGTTCTATCAATTGAAAACCTATTTTCTGAAGGATGGAAATCAAGAGAAGGTTGTAGATACTTACTTAAAAAACGCATATCTACCTGCTTTAAAAAGAGCCGGGATAGAAAATGTTGGGGTGTTCAAATTAATCCCTACAGAAGAGATAACCGACCTTAAAATCTATATTCTATTACCTTTCAGCTCTATTGAACAATTTTTGACATTAGATGATATGTTGGCTCAAGACAAAAGCTACCTTTCCGCGGGTGACAGCTACATTCATGCTAAACATGACAATGCCCCTTACGAGCGTATCAATTCTACTTTAATGAAAGCCTTTCCGGAAATGCCCATGATGGAAGCATCTAAAATAGAAGGACCAAGAAAAGAACGTGTATACGAACTTCGTAGCTATGAATCTGCCACCGAGGCTATTTACCAGAACAAGGTAGATATGTTCAATGCAGGAGGTGAAGTTACGCTCTTTGATTCTTTAGGTTTTAATGCTGTTTTTTATGCCGAAGTATTATCCGGTGATCGTATGCCCAACTTAATGTATATGACCACTTTTGCAAATAAGGAGTCTAGAGACGCACATTGGAAAGCCTTTGGAACTGCTGAAAAGTGGCTGGAATTAAAAGCCAACCCAAACTACCAGAACAATGTAAGCAAGGCAGATATAATATTGCTTTACCCTACGGAATATTCTGATTACTAG
- a CDS encoding cell division ATP-binding protein FtsE, with protein sequence MSETILELKDAAIFQKDSLILNEVTLDVLKGEFVYLIGKTGSGKSSFMKTLYGDLPLKQGTGSIVDFDLTKLREKDIPFLRRKIGIVFQDFKLLPDRTINKNLYFVLKATGWKDSHKMSQKIEDVLDKVGMKTKGFKFPHQLSGGEQQRVAIARALLNDPDLILADEPTGNLDPQTSVEVMKVLQEIHKSGRSILMATHDYALILKYPSKTLKCDGNKIFEVVQRAV encoded by the coding sequence ATGTCAGAAACGATTTTAGAGCTAAAGGATGCAGCTATTTTTCAAAAAGATAGTCTTATTTTAAATGAAGTAACGCTTGATGTACTTAAGGGCGAATTTGTTTATTTGATAGGAAAAACGGGAAGTGGAAAAAGTAGTTTTATGAAAACGCTCTATGGAGACCTTCCTCTTAAACAAGGTACAGGGAGCATTGTAGATTTTGACCTCACCAAATTACGCGAAAAAGACATTCCTTTTCTACGCCGTAAAATTGGCATTGTCTTTCAAGATTTTAAATTATTACCAGACCGCACAATTAATAAAAACCTCTACTTTGTACTTAAAGCTACCGGCTGGAAAGATAGCCATAAAATGAGCCAAAAGATAGAGGACGTTTTGGATAAAGTAGGTATGAAAACAAAAGGGTTTAAATTTCCGCATCAGCTTTCCGGTGGCGAACAACAACGTGTAGCTATCGCAAGGGCACTTCTTAATGACCCTGATCTTATTCTAGCCGATGAGCCTACAGGAAACCTTGATCCACAAACCAGTGTAGAGGTCATGAAAGTTCTACAGGAAATACATAAGTCTGGGCGTTCTATTTTAATGGCCACACATGATTACGCACTTATTCTAAAATATCCGTCAAAAACACTTAAATGCGACGGCAACAAAATCTTTGAAGTCGTACAACGAGCCGTGTAG
- a CDS encoding TonB-dependent receptor, protein MHKHIKLTLIFLIGVFQFAIAQEEEKDDIGTETVTVTKAYTPTISDAFKIKTIPDLNDSIVLQKKKINYSIFSVPVASTFTPAKGKASAVKKTPPPVLYNSYASAGVGNPANLMGKFYTSRTIDRESGYTLGLEHNSSRGDIDGVALDNIYSNSKLDASYTKRDSDFDWGVDVGAQHQLYNWYGIPDATFTEEEVDGIDERQNYYMAEASGHINVEDSYFENAKLEYRRFWDAVKSGENRAVFKTGFSFPVADENFGVKAKVDYVSGSFKNSSLNNPTNTPEINYSNLQVGINPSLALLNEDFSLNLGVNLVYGLDSENSDSNFYIYPAVTASYRLLDDMAIVYGGVEGDLMQNSYYGFVEDNPYVSPTLSIVPTDKKYDAYVGLKGQILPNLSYNVKVSYTTEDRKALYKLNARNDSRTDEKGYYYGNSFEVFYDDVKTIGAFGELNVDVNRNFSLGVNVEYFNYNTETDNPAWNLPDLKGSLFMDYQIGEKWFAGANLFYVGERDDVATIATASGIPSEFFADRVVLDGYFDANFHVGYRWNDQLSFFVKMANIANNNYQRFSNYPVQGLQVMGGLTYKFDL, encoded by the coding sequence ATGCACAAACATATAAAGCTTACACTTATTTTCCTTATTGGTGTTTTTCAGTTTGCCATTGCGCAAGAAGAAGAAAAAGACGATATAGGTACGGAAACCGTTACCGTTACCAAGGCCTATACGCCAACGATTAGCGATGCTTTTAAAATCAAGACTATTCCCGATCTTAACGATTCTATTGTCTTGCAAAAGAAAAAGATAAACTACAGTATATTTTCTGTTCCCGTAGCCTCTACTTTTACACCGGCTAAGGGTAAGGCTTCTGCCGTAAAGAAAACGCCGCCACCGGTATTGTACAATTCGTATGCTTCTGCAGGAGTTGGTAATCCTGCCAATTTAATGGGCAAGTTTTACACCAGTAGAACTATTGACCGCGAATCTGGTTATACGCTTGGCTTGGAACATAATTCTTCTCGTGGCGATATTGATGGCGTTGCTTTGGATAATATTTACTCAAACTCTAAATTAGATGCTAGCTATACCAAAAGAGATAGCGATTTTGATTGGGGTGTAGATGTAGGTGCACAGCACCAGTTGTATAATTGGTATGGTATTCCAGATGCTACTTTTACAGAAGAAGAGGTAGATGGTATTGATGAGCGTCAGAACTATTATATGGCCGAAGCATCTGGTCATATAAATGTTGAGGATTCTTATTTTGAAAATGCAAAATTGGAATACAGAAGATTCTGGGATGCTGTTAAATCTGGAGAAAATAGAGCTGTTTTTAAAACAGGTTTTTCATTTCCGGTGGCGGATGAGAATTTTGGGGTTAAAGCTAAAGTGGATTATGTAAGCGGTAGTTTTAAAAATTCTAGTCTTAACAATCCAACCAATACACCAGAAATAAATTATAGCAATCTGCAGGTAGGTATTAACCCAAGCTTGGCATTGTTAAACGAAGATTTTTCATTGAATTTAGGTGTAAACCTTGTGTACGGACTTGATTCTGAAAATAGCGATAGTAATTTTTATATCTACCCTGCGGTTACTGCATCTTACAGATTGTTAGATGATATGGCAATAGTCTACGGTGGAGTAGAGGGCGATTTAATGCAGAATTCCTACTATGGTTTTGTTGAGGATAATCCCTATGTTTCACCAACGTTGAGTATTGTTCCTACGGATAAGAAATACGATGCTTATGTGGGTTTAAAGGGGCAGATTTTACCTAATTTAAGTTATAATGTTAAAGTGAGTTATACTACGGAAGATAGAAAGGCACTATATAAACTGAATGCTAGAAACGATTCTAGAACGGATGAAAAAGGGTATTACTATGGTAATTCTTTTGAGGTGTTTTATGATGATGTGAAGACTATAGGAGCTTTTGGAGAATTAAATGTAGACGTGAACCGTAACTTCAGTTTAGGAGTGAATGTAGAATATTTCAACTATAATACGGAAACCGATAACCCAGCTTGGAATTTACCAGATCTTAAGGGTTCATTGTTTATGGATTACCAAATAGGAGAGAAATGGTTTGCAGGAGCAAATCTATTTTACGTAGGTGAGCGAGATGATGTAGCAACCATTGCAACTGCAAGTGGAATTCCTTCAGAATTTTTTGCTGATCGGGTAGTATTGGATGGCTATTTTGATGCTAATTTCCATGTAGGATATCGCTGGAACGATCAACTTTCTTTCTTCGTGAAAATGGCAAATATTGCCAATAACAATTACCAACGTTTTTCTAACTATCCTGTTCAGGGCTTGCAAGTTATGGGTGGTTTGACCTATAAATTCGACCTATAG
- a CDS encoding tetratricopeptide repeat protein, with protein sequence MLKKITALIPVFLGMVSMGIAQETKIYTHDQKQYQDALSLYNNEQYQAAQSIFAKVKDNTKNLETKANSAYYEANAAVRLNQLGADRLMEDFVANYPTSTKRNSAYVDVAEYYFETGKYPYALKWYNKVEQSALSRKEMDKFNFNYGYSLYSSGKQKEAESYLQKVENSPVYASQAKYYMGYIAYQQDDYETANQRFDQIKDPDILEEKMDYYQADMNFKLGKFDQAIGLAKKQMAKGDRKEKSELSKIIGESYFNLKEYSNAIPYLEDYQGKKGKWSNTDYYLLGYSYYKQGDYANAVQQFNKIIGGTNSVSQNAYYHLAECYLKLDKKQEALNAFRNASQMDFSQEIQKDAYLNYARLSYEVGNAYEPVPQVITDYLAKYPDSANKEEMQELLVDSYITSKNFAGAMELLEKNKNYASKATYQKVAYYRGIELFMNADYQSAAENLGKSLDSAEDNMFRAKANYWKAEAEYALNNFSKALVDYIQFQQNPSAKSTEEYKELDYNLAYTYFKLRDYSNAISYFENFVNAGSSDTQKLYDGYLRLGDSYFVTSKYWPAIETYNKALSLTGTEKDYAAYQKAISYGFVDRRDTKIEELRTFVSAYPKSSLKDDALFELANTLIASGQEQQGLQTYQRVITEYKASSLVPQAMMRQGLVHYNANRNEQALTEFKAVVHNFPDTQEAIQAVSTAKLIYVDLGRVDEYGEWVSKLDFVEVTDSELDNATFESADKQNMEGKKDGAIKGYENYIKQFPKGLNSVKANFNLAQLYFAKGEKEKALPNYKFVADKMGSEYAEQALTRVCEVYIGKKDYASALPYLQRLENQADIQQNRIFAQSNLMKGYYEQKDYGKTLAYAEKVLATPTIDNRIKSDAQIMIARSAIATGDEAKAESAYADVLKIASGGTAAEALYYDAYFKSKSQDYENSNIAVQKLAKDYSGYKEWGGKGLIIMAKNFYALGDAYQATYILDSVISNFSQYAEIVSEAKGELSIIKAKEAQSNSSVRTD encoded by the coding sequence ATGCTAAAAAAAATCACCGCGCTTATCCCTGTTTTTCTGGGGATGGTTTCTATGGGAATCGCTCAAGAGACTAAAATTTATACTCACGATCAGAAACAATATCAAGATGCCTTGTCGCTCTATAACAATGAGCAGTACCAAGCTGCACAGTCCATTTTTGCTAAGGTTAAGGATAATACCAAGAATTTAGAGACCAAGGCCAATAGTGCTTATTACGAGGCCAATGCTGCAGTTCGTTTGAACCAATTGGGAGCTGATCGGTTAATGGAGGACTTCGTGGCCAATTATCCAACATCTACTAAAAGGAACTCTGCTTATGTAGATGTGGCCGAGTATTATTTTGAAACCGGAAAGTATCCGTATGCATTAAAATGGTACAATAAGGTTGAACAAAGTGCACTATCCCGTAAAGAGATGGACAAGTTCAATTTTAATTATGGGTATTCCTTGTATTCGTCTGGAAAACAGAAAGAGGCAGAAAGCTACCTTCAAAAAGTAGAAAATTCACCTGTTTATGCTTCTCAGGCTAAATACTATATGGGCTACATTGCTTATCAGCAAGATGATTATGAAACGGCCAACCAGCGTTTTGATCAGATAAAAGATCCTGATATTCTTGAAGAGAAGATGGACTATTATCAGGCAGATATGAACTTTAAGCTTGGTAAGTTTGATCAGGCCATAGGTTTGGCAAAGAAGCAAATGGCAAAGGGTGATCGAAAAGAGAAGTCGGAGCTTAGCAAAATAATTGGCGAGAGCTATTTCAACTTAAAAGAATATTCAAACGCCATTCCTTACCTAGAAGATTATCAAGGTAAAAAAGGCAAGTGGAGTAATACGGATTATTACCTTTTGGGCTATTCGTACTACAAGCAAGGCGACTATGCCAATGCCGTTCAGCAATTCAATAAAATTATAGGAGGTACTAATAGCGTTTCTCAAAATGCATATTACCATTTAGCGGAATGTTATCTGAAGTTGGATAAAAAGCAAGAAGCATTGAATGCGTTTAGAAATGCTTCTCAAATGGACTTCTCCCAGGAAATTCAGAAAGATGCATATTTAAACTATGCGCGTTTAAGCTACGAAGTTGGTAATGCTTACGAACCAGTTCCACAGGTTATCACTGATTATTTGGCCAAATACCCAGATAGTGCCAACAAGGAAGAGATGCAAGAGTTATTAGTAGACTCATATATTACCTCTAAAAACTTTGCTGGAGCCATGGAGCTGCTTGAGAAAAACAAGAATTACGCTAGTAAGGCTACCTACCAGAAAGTAGCATACTACCGCGGTATAGAATTGTTCATGAATGCTGATTACCAAAGTGCGGCAGAGAATTTAGGAAAGTCGCTTGATAGTGCCGAGGATAATATGTTCCGTGCAAAAGCAAACTATTGGAAAGCCGAAGCGGAATATGCCCTAAATAATTTCAGCAAAGCATTGGTAGACTATATTCAGTTTCAGCAAAACCCATCGGCTAAATCTACTGAAGAATATAAAGAGCTAGATTACAATTTAGCATATACCTATTTTAAGTTAAGAGATTACAGTAATGCCATTTCTTATTTTGAAAATTTCGTCAATGCGGGTTCTAGCGATACACAGAAGCTGTATGACGGTTACCTTCGTTTAGGAGATAGCTATTTTGTGACCAGTAAATATTGGCCAGCTATAGAAACGTACAATAAAGCACTTTCACTTACCGGAACGGAAAAGGATTATGCGGCTTATCAAAAAGCGATTAGCTACGGTTTTGTAGATAGACGCGATACTAAAATTGAAGAGTTAAGAACATTCGTTTCGGCATATCCAAAGTCGAGTTTAAAAGATGATGCTCTTTTTGAATTAGCAAATACCTTAATAGCTTCAGGACAAGAGCAACAAGGTCTTCAGACATACCAACGTGTAATTACGGAGTATAAAGCTAGTTCTTTGGTGCCACAGGCAATGATGCGCCAAGGTTTGGTCCATTATAATGCAAACCGTAATGAACAGGCGCTGACCGAGTTTAAAGCAGTGGTTCATAATTTTCCAGATACACAAGAGGCCATTCAGGCGGTATCTACGGCAAAATTGATTTATGTTGATTTAGGCCGAGTTGATGAGTACGGAGAATGGGTGTCAAAATTAGATTTTGTTGAGGTAACGGATAGTGAATTGGACAACGCCACCTTTGAATCTGCCGATAAACAAAATATGGAAGGCAAAAAAGATGGCGCCATTAAAGGGTATGAGAATTACATCAAACAATTTCCAAAAGGATTAAATTCCGTTAAGGCCAATTTCAACTTAGCACAACTATATTTTGCTAAAGGCGAAAAGGAAAAGGCATTGCCAAATTATAAATTCGTTGCCGATAAAATGGGAAGCGAATATGCAGAGCAGGCGTTGACTAGGGTTTGTGAAGTCTACATTGGTAAAAAGGATTATGCTTCGGCCTTGCCTTATTTACAACGTTTGGAAAATCAAGCGGATATTCAGCAAAACAGAATTTTTGCTCAATCTAACTTAATGAAAGGATACTATGAGCAGAAAGACTATGGTAAGACATTGGCTTATGCAGAAAAAGTATTGGCTACACCTACAATAGATAACCGTATTAAAAGTGATGCACAGATAATGATAGCACGGTCGGCCATCGCAACAGGTGATGAGGCAAAAGCAGAAAGTGCTTATGCCGATGTGTTAAAAATAGCATCAGGGGGTACAGCGGCTGAAGCCTTGTATTACGATGCCTATTTTAAAAGCAAGTCTCAAGACTATGAAAACTCAAACATAGCGGTACAAAAATTAGCAAAAGACTATTCAGGTTATAAAGAATGGGGAGGGAAAGGATTGATTATCATGGCCAAGAACTTTTATGCTTTGGGCGATGCCTACCAAGCCACCTATATTTTGGATAGTGTAATAAGTAATTTCAGTCAGTATGCCGAAATTGTTTCTGAGGCCAAAGGCGAGCTTTCGATTATTAAAGCTAAAGAAGCACAGAGTAATTCATCAGTGAGAACCGATTGA
- the ppgK gene encoding polyphosphate--glucose phosphotransferase, whose amino-acid sequence MEVLGIDVGGSGIKGAIVNIETGKLVTKRHRIPTPESRKPEDMADSVAQIVKHFDYKGKVGCGFPTVIKRGVCKSPGNLHKSWLNTNVEELFQKKTGLDFTVINDADLAGYASMNYGTGKDMEGLVVMLTIGTGLGSGAFLDGKLIPNFELGQIPYKKYKKIELWAAGSAKDREGLTYKKWGKRFNKFLKLVDLIVSPDTILLGGGASKDFDEFKDCITIDTPVIPAGLQNHAGIVGAAAAAFHNISYH is encoded by the coding sequence ATGGAAGTTTTAGGTATTGATGTAGGAGGTTCTGGTATAAAAGGTGCCATTGTAAATATCGAAACCGGAAAATTAGTTACGAAACGTCATCGTATACCTACCCCTGAGTCCCGTAAGCCAGAAGATATGGCAGATAGCGTTGCCCAGATTGTAAAGCATTTTGATTACAAGGGTAAAGTAGGCTGCGGTTTTCCGACTGTTATTAAAAGAGGAGTCTGTAAATCTCCTGGAAATCTTCATAAAAGTTGGTTGAACACCAATGTAGAAGAGCTTTTTCAAAAAAAGACCGGTCTTGACTTTACCGTAATTAACGATGCCGACTTAGCTGGTTATGCCTCTATGAACTATGGCACAGGTAAAGATATGGAAGGCCTTGTTGTAATGCTTACTATTGGTACCGGACTTGGTAGTGGTGCATTTCTAGACGGAAAATTGATTCCTAATTTTGAACTAGGACAAATTCCATATAAGAAATATAAGAAAATAGAACTTTGGGCGGCAGGGTCTGCTAAAGATCGTGAAGGATTGACTTATAAAAAATGGGGCAAGCGCTTCAACAAGTTTCTAAAATTGGTAGATTTAATTGTTTCCCCAGATACTATTCTTCTGGGTGGCGGTGCATCAAAAGATTTTGACGAATTTAAAGATTGTATTACTATAGACACTCCCGTTATACCTGCTGGTCTTCAAAATCATGCTGGAATTGTAGGTGCAGCGGCTGCAGCTTTTCACAACATATCATACCATTAA
- a CDS encoding NUDIX hydrolase gives MILKKQTYRPDKPTNPFIGALLFLISIILLLITGPLGFVYGIFHSLFTRGIKGVGEYFLKIAISIDQLGNVMMQHLMNILWTDKNGYKFGNRDETISSALGRNKKLGTLTAAGRLIDKILDIIDPDHSLNSIDYYVEPSENIIDHLAWIRIEDEQILCLKKVNEDFYFIPKGMRIVGHTDSQTLEKSTKQIFNVDIDITSMEFVGIFEAQANGKKPGILSRMTCYTAVHKGELQPDSKINEIVWLTYEDKANLSEVDQLIFDVLYQNGELA, from the coding sequence ATGATCTTAAAAAAGCAAACCTACAGACCGGACAAGCCCACAAACCCTTTTATTGGGGCTCTCCTTTTTCTAATCTCAATTATCCTTTTATTAATCACCGGGCCACTTGGCTTTGTTTACGGTATTTTTCATAGCCTGTTTACCCGAGGGATTAAAGGTGTTGGCGAGTATTTTTTAAAAATTGCTATCTCTATAGATCAGCTGGGAAATGTAATGATGCAACATTTAATGAATATACTCTGGACAGATAAGAACGGTTATAAATTTGGTAATAGAGATGAGACTATTTCAAGTGCCTTAGGACGCAATAAAAAGCTGGGGACACTTACCGCAGCAGGAAGACTTATAGATAAGATTTTAGATATTATTGACCCAGACCACTCGCTCAATTCCATTGATTATTATGTGGAACCTTCGGAAAACATCATAGACCATTTAGCATGGATACGTATTGAAGACGAGCAAATTCTCTGTCTCAAGAAAGTAAACGAAGATTTCTATTTTATTCCCAAAGGCATGCGTATTGTTGGTCATACCGATTCTCAAACCCTAGAAAAAAGCACCAAGCAAATTTTTAATGTAGATATTGATATTACATCAATGGAATTCGTTGGTATTTTTGAGGCTCAGGCAAACGGGAAGAAACCAGGAATTTTATCACGCATGACTTGCTATACGGCAGTACATAAAGGTGAGTTGCAACCTGATTCTAAAATCAACGAAATAGTGTGGTTAACGTATGAAGACAAAGCTAACCTGAGCGAGGTAGATCAGTTAATTTTTGATGTTTTATATCAAAACGGTGAGCTTGCCTAA
- a CDS encoding endonuclease/exonuclease/phosphatase family protein, whose amino-acid sequence MPHINFAWWNLQNFFDTDDDPISNDFSFTPAAGWTDSVFNKKKENLAEGLNLIWPNEQIDLLTVCEIEKDTLLQDLLEEAGMDHLSVVFDAAGTSDLRGIDVAMAYNPNKLTVVSRTSHLVHLRYRTRDIFEVVFRINDTGEEFVVIASHWPSRSRGQYHSEPLRIAVAEHIAFLVEAHTKVDSTTYETLQANDDLAAIQAKWESKVLVVGDFNDEPFDRSIIQHLKASRDLDKVKGATNDFDKFVHTYKYRARETFLYNLSTTLINKSASGNTGTYFLSGLFDGTVFTNRYQMLDQLVVTRGFLSGNGLTAEIDTFDIVDDGTLATSSGRPRSFKYKSSKPNFVPSGYSDHLPLKLKLNY is encoded by the coding sequence ATGCCCCATATCAATTTTGCTTGGTGGAATCTTCAGAATTTTTTTGATACTGATGACGACCCTATTTCAAATGACTTTAGCTTTACACCCGCAGCAGGCTGGACAGATAGTGTATTCAATAAGAAAAAAGAAAATCTAGCCGAAGGCCTTAATCTTATTTGGCCCAATGAGCAAATTGATTTACTCACCGTTTGTGAAATAGAAAAAGATACGCTTCTTCAAGACTTATTGGAAGAAGCTGGCATGGACCACCTAAGCGTTGTCTTTGATGCTGCTGGCACAAGTGATTTAAGAGGCATTGATGTTGCCATGGCCTATAACCCTAACAAACTTACGGTGGTTTCAAGAACATCTCATCTTGTTCACCTCAGGTATCGTACGCGAGATATTTTTGAAGTGGTTTTTAGAATTAATGATACAGGCGAAGAATTTGTAGTCATCGCCTCTCATTGGCCATCACGTAGCAGAGGTCAATATCATTCCGAACCATTGCGTATTGCCGTTGCCGAACACATTGCATTTTTAGTGGAAGCGCACACCAAAGTAGATTCCACAACTTATGAGACGCTTCAAGCAAATGATGACCTGGCAGCTATTCAAGCTAAATGGGAAAGTAAAGTTTTGGTAGTTGGTGATTTTAACGATGAGCCTTTTGACCGCAGTATTATACAGCATTTAAAAGCCTCTAGAGACTTAGATAAAGTTAAAGGAGCTACTAACGATTTTGATAAATTCGTACACACCTATAAATACAGGGCTAGAGAAACTTTTCTTTACAACCTAAGTACCACTCTTATAAATAAATCTGCTTCGGGGAATACAGGGACTTATTTTTTAAGCGGATTATTTGATGGCACAGTATTTACCAACCGCTATCAGATGTTAGACCAGCTAGTGGTAACGCGTGGTTTTTTATCCGGTAACGGCCTTACTGCAGAAATAGACACTTTTGACATTGTTGATGACGGCACATTGGCAACCTCTAGCGGAAGGCCAAGATCGTTTAAATACAAATCTTCCAAACCTAATTTTGTACCCAGTGGCTATTCAGACCACCTACCCTTAAAGTTGAAACTCAATTACTGA